One part of the Thermoanaerobacterium sp. CMT5567-10 genome encodes these proteins:
- a CDS encoding UbiX family flavin prenyltransferase — protein sequence MKIIVGVTGASGVEMSYYLLKALKSIENCEIHLIISEKARINWGYETNRPLDDLLRMADIVYEPKDMAASISSGSFITDGMIVMPCSMKTLAGIVTGYADNLIIRAVDVCLKECRKVVLVPREMPFGKVHLRNMKEAADLGCVIIPPVLTFYNGPITIEDQINHIIGKILMQFGIHYSKFVSWASHDE from the coding sequence ATGAAAATTATTGTTGGAGTAACAGGTGCTTCAGGCGTTGAAATGAGCTATTATCTACTCAAAGCTTTAAAAAGTATAGAAAATTGTGAGATACATTTAATAATATCAGAAAAAGCAAGAATAAATTGGGGATATGAAACAAATAGACCATTGGATGATTTACTTCGAATGGCTGATATAGTCTATGAACCTAAAGATATGGCAGCATCTATTTCAAGTGGTTCTTTCATAACGGATGGAATGATTGTTATGCCATGTAGTATGAAGACATTAGCAGGAATAGTAACTGGTTATGCTGATAATCTAATAATTCGTGCTGTGGATGTTTGCTTAAAAGAATGTCGTAAAGTTGTTTTAGTTCCGAGGGAAATGCCTTTTGGAAAAGTGCATCTTAGAAACATGAAAGAAGCGGCCGATCTCGGCTGTGTTATCATTCCTCCTGTGCTTACTTTCTATAATGGGCCCATAACAATCGAAGATCAAATTAATCATATTATTGGGAAAATATTGATGCAATTTGGCATCCATTATAGTAAATTTGTTTCTTGGGCAAGTCATGATGAATAA
- a CDS encoding UbiD family decarboxylase gives MLERKQVNDLRSALELLESVPGQLVKTDIEVDPHAEIAGVYRYVGAGGTVMRPTKEGPAMVFNKIKGFDNSRVAIGILASRKRVGLLLDTDPEMLGFHLANAVKNPIPPIVIDNKNAKCQEVVHYADEPGFDLRKLIPAPTNTEEDAGPYITMGMCYASDPENGDSDITIHRLCIQSKDEISMFFTPGARHLGAFREKAEAVGKPLPISISIGVDPAIEIAAGFEPPTTPIGFNELQIAGALRNKPVELTKCLTINEYCIANAEYVIEGELLPNVRVQEDQNTHTGKAMPEFPGYTGVSKEVPIIKVKAVTHRVNPIMQCCIGPSGEHVSMAGIPTEASIIQMIEQAMPGRLKNVYAAPCGGGKYVAIIQFKKSVPSDEGRQRQAAILAFSAFSELKHVFLVDEDVDIFDMSDVMWAMTTRFQGNEDAIFIPGVRCHPLDPSNDPAYSSSIRDVGIACKAIFDCTVPFNQKDRFKRARFMDIDKEKWAKFIK, from the coding sequence ATGTTAGAAAGGAAACAGGTGAATGATTTAAGATCTGCATTGGAGCTCTTAGAGTCTGTTCCAGGACAGTTAGTGAAGACGGACATTGAAGTTGATCCTCATGCTGAAATAGCAGGAGTTTACCGCTATGTAGGAGCAGGCGGTACTGTGATGAGACCTACTAAAGAAGGCCCTGCAATGGTCTTCAATAAAATTAAAGGATTCGACAATTCGAGAGTTGCTATTGGAATATTAGCAAGTAGAAAACGTGTAGGCTTGTTGTTGGATACAGATCCAGAAATGTTAGGTTTTCATTTAGCAAATGCTGTTAAGAATCCTATTCCGCCGATAGTAATCGACAACAAAAATGCAAAGTGCCAGGAAGTTGTTCATTATGCTGATGAACCTGGTTTTGATCTTAGAAAATTAATTCCGGCTCCAACTAATACGGAAGAAGATGCAGGCCCTTATATTACTATGGGCATGTGCTATGCATCTGATCCAGAAAATGGAGATAGTGATATTACAATTCATCGTCTGTGCATACAATCCAAAGACGAAATTAGTATGTTTTTTACACCTGGTGCACGCCATTTAGGAGCTTTCCGTGAAAAAGCAGAAGCTGTGGGGAAACCGCTCCCAATTTCTATCAGTATTGGCGTTGATCCGGCAATTGAAATAGCAGCTGGATTTGAACCGCCTACTACCCCTATCGGATTCAATGAACTGCAGATTGCGGGTGCTCTTCGTAATAAACCAGTTGAATTAACAAAATGTTTGACCATCAATGAGTATTGTATTGCAAATGCAGAATATGTAATTGAAGGTGAGCTACTTCCAAATGTAAGAGTACAGGAAGATCAGAATACACATACAGGAAAGGCAATGCCGGAATTTCCTGGTTACACTGGAGTTTCAAAAGAAGTACCTATCATTAAAGTAAAAGCAGTTACACATCGTGTTAATCCGATTATGCAGTGCTGTATCGGACCAAGTGGGGAACATGTATCTATGGCAGGCATTCCAACAGAAGCAAGTATCATTCAAATGATCGAACAAGCAATGCCCGGCAGATTGAAGAATGTATATGCTGCACCTTGCGGAGGAGGCAAATACGTAGCTATTATCCAGTTTAAGAAGAGTGTGCCAAGTGATGAAGGGAGGCAGAGACAGGCAGCAATCCTTGCTTTTTCAGCTTTTAGTGAATTAAAGCATGTATTCTTGGTCGACGAAGATGTTGATATATTTGATATGAGCGATGTAATGTGGGCAATGACTACCAGATTTCAAGGGAATGAGGATGCAATATTTATTCCGGGTGTCAGGTGCCATCCACTTGATCCTTCAAATGATCCTGCTTATTCATCAAGTATCCGTGATGTTGGTATCGCATGTAAAGCAATCTTTGATTGCACGGTTCCCTTTAATCAGAAAGATAGATTTAAGAGGGCAAGATTTATGGATATTGATAAAGAGAAATGGGCTAAGTTTATAAAATAG
- a CDS encoding transposase, whose protein sequence is MYIRQECLFSFDELIKFQPETKLEMFFSQLDFSNVVLSLSRSEYKRGPKGYDPLPLLYALVAMQLEKIPNIAKLVDRLKSDPVFRYNCGFSVFGPTPSASTFSRFLNLISKSEALEEDFKQLILKAKDLNIIDSTNIAIDSTKLNAFEKPKPKSKLKDDGKSPNWGKKKDTDGNDIKWFGWKLHIIADCKSELPLAIEITPASVNDSILAIPLLKKLKEFYGNTFDVKHCIMDSGYDIKENYDYIMNEFHAQPIIAYNKRGSFAPPEGLNERLHPICSMGYELVYWGKDGDYLKFRCPHVLGKIDCPHGSSWCSNSNYGYCLKINYKKNNRYFSFPIRSSDEWQEIYNLRTSIERCNSRLKDYLNTDNLRSAGIKKAKTFALLNCITLVAGTIAVNVTKSLPKVA, encoded by the coding sequence ATGTATATTCGACAAGAATGCTTATTTTCCTTCGACGAATTAATAAAATTTCAACCAGAGACAAAACTTGAAATGTTTTTTTCACAACTTGATTTCTCAAATGTCGTGCTTTCACTATCAAGATCTGAATATAAAAGAGGACCTAAAGGATATGATCCACTGCCTTTGCTTTATGCCTTAGTTGCTATGCAACTTGAGAAAATTCCCAATATAGCAAAGCTTGTAGATAGATTAAAATCAGACCCTGTATTTAGATATAACTGTGGCTTTAGTGTATTTGGTCCTACTCCATCTGCATCAACCTTTAGCAGATTTTTAAACCTAATATCAAAGTCGGAAGCTCTTGAGGAAGACTTTAAGCAATTAATACTTAAAGCTAAAGACCTCAACATAATTGATAGCACTAATATAGCTATTGATTCAACTAAATTGAACGCTTTTGAAAAACCAAAACCTAAATCCAAACTAAAGGATGATGGTAAATCTCCTAACTGGGGAAAGAAAAAAGATACTGATGGCAATGATATAAAATGGTTTGGATGGAAGCTACATATAATAGCCGACTGCAAAAGTGAACTTCCACTTGCCATAGAAATTACTCCTGCAAGCGTAAATGATAGTATTTTAGCAATACCCTTATTAAAGAAGCTAAAAGAGTTCTACGGCAATACATTTGATGTAAAACACTGTATTATGGATTCAGGCTATGATATAAAAGAAAATTACGATTATATTATGAACGAATTTCATGCACAACCAATCATAGCCTACAACAAAAGAGGAAGTTTTGCTCCACCAGAAGGATTAAATGAAAGGCTTCACCCAATTTGTTCTATGGGATATGAACTTGTATATTGGGGTAAGGACGGTGATTATTTAAAATTCAGATGTCCACATGTATTAGGAAAGATAGATTGTCCTCATGGTTCTTCTTGGTGCAGCAATTCAAACTATGGGTATTGCCTTAAAATCAATTACAAGAAAAATAACAGATATTTTAGCTTTCCAATAAGGAGTTCTGATGAGTGGCAAGAGATATATAACCTTAGAACTTCTATTGAAAGATGTAACAGCCGATTAAAAGACTATTTAAATACTGACAATCTGCGCTCAGCGGGTATTAAGAAAGCTAAAACCTTTGCTTTATTAAACTGTATTACACTTGTTGCAGGTACTATTGCTGTTAATGTTACTAAATCATTGCCAAAAGTAGCTTAA
- a CDS encoding MerR family transcriptional regulator — protein MDKKYIPISEMAAMHNLSRQTLIYYDKCGLFKPAYTNEKGYRFYSLSQIPILREICLMKNIGFSLEEIKESFENRNPVSIYALLKNKLKKLESEMFELEQKRTYIQHRLEVYDHLSVKIKNINLPHVEWLPERHVIFVPFEKDHMEKNQLHLTLMKAWNILSKHKMIPSKGFGALLRYESICQNNPLKNAGSIIILPYDEYNYQIENLITIPEGEYVIMYKYGMPYDMEPVYKLMKWVHEHHFNVVGDIVDLCLMDTTFYNTQHNTDFCCLQVPVK, from the coding sequence ATGGATAAAAAATATATTCCAATTAGTGAAATGGCTGCCATGCATAATTTATCACGGCAGACGTTGATTTATTATGACAAATGTGGTTTATTCAAGCCTGCTTATACTAATGAAAAGGGTTATCGATTCTATAGCTTATCCCAGATTCCTATTTTAAGGGAAATTTGTCTTATGAAAAATATAGGATTTAGTCTAGAAGAAATTAAAGAAAGTTTTGAAAACAGAAATCCAGTTTCTATATATGCATTATTGAAAAATAAATTAAAAAAATTGGAATCAGAAATGTTTGAATTGGAACAAAAACGTACATATATACAACATCGCCTTGAAGTTTATGATCATCTTTCTGTAAAAATTAAAAATATTAATTTACCTCATGTTGAATGGTTACCGGAACGGCATGTGATATTTGTGCCATTTGAGAAAGATCATATGGAAAAAAATCAACTTCATTTAACTTTGATGAAAGCATGGAATATTTTATCAAAACATAAAATGATTCCATCAAAGGGATTTGGCGCATTGCTTCGATATGAATCAATATGTCAGAATAATCCTCTCAAAAATGCCGGAAGTATTATAATTTTGCCATATGATGAATATAATTATCAAATTGAAAATCTTATAACAATTCCTGAAGGTGAATATGTAATCATGTATAAATATGGAATGCCATATGACATGGAACCAGTTTATAAACTTATGAAATGGGTTCATGAACATCATTTTAATGTAGTTGGAGATATAGTAGATCTATGTCTTATGGATACAACATTTTATAACACACAACATAATACTGATTTTTGTTGTCTGCAAGTACCTGTTAAATAA
- a CDS encoding Bcr/CflA family efflux MFS transporter has protein sequence MYDLNDFNISKKQQRYLGNKGLIIFLALLSAFVPLSTDLYLPALPTMSKYFNIAVYKTNLTLILFFVFFSFATLIWGPLSDKYGRRPILILGLICYMVASFLCALSLNIYQLIIFRILQAVGAGAASAVATAIVKDVYEGRRRESILALVQSMVVICPAVAPTIGALLLKFTSWRGVFLTQAILGAIIVAGSVAFQETIGLKNNGSFLYTVGRIGVVIKNLKFTALLIIFSMVSITLMAFISSSSYIYQDYFGLSEQKYSYFFAFNAAGMLIGPLLYVRLSSYFKRYSIINVCFLAIILSGIIISILGRFAPWLFAISLLPSTIAGSCIRPPGTYLMLEQQKEDTGSVSSLISSFSTIMGSVGMIIVSFNTGNLVEMVGIVNIIFGILCGFLWFVAKKVLLCEK, from the coding sequence ATGTACGATTTAAATGATTTTAATATTAGTAAAAAGCAGCAAAGATACTTAGGTAATAAAGGTTTAATTATTTTTTTAGCACTTTTGAGTGCATTTGTACCTTTGTCAACAGATCTTTATTTACCCGCTTTGCCAACTATGTCAAAGTATTTCAATATAGCGGTTTATAAGACGAATCTCACTTTAATCCTATTTTTTGTTTTTTTCAGCTTTGCTACATTAATATGGGGACCATTGAGTGATAAGTATGGTCGTAGACCGATTTTGATTTTAGGACTTATATGTTATATGGTTGCGAGTTTTTTGTGTGCACTATCACTGAATATCTATCAACTTATAATTTTTAGGATTCTACAGGCTGTAGGCGCAGGTGCTGCTAGTGCAGTAGCTACTGCGATTGTAAAAGATGTTTACGAGGGTAGAAGACGTGAATCAATTTTAGCATTGGTACAGTCAATGGTTGTGATTTGTCCTGCTGTTGCACCTACAATAGGTGCACTTTTACTGAAATTTACCTCATGGAGAGGTGTTTTTTTAACTCAAGCGATTTTAGGTGCAATCATTGTTGCTGGTTCGGTTGCGTTTCAAGAGACTATAGGATTAAAAAATAATGGTAGTTTTCTTTATACTGTAGGGCGTATTGGGGTAGTTATCAAAAATTTAAAATTTACGGCTTTGCTGATTATTTTTTCAATGGTAAGCATTACTTTAATGGCTTTTATATCTTCTTCATCTTATATATATCAAGATTACTTTGGATTGAGTGAACAGAAGTATAGTTATTTTTTTGCATTTAATGCAGCAGGCATGTTGATTGGACCATTGCTTTATGTAAGACTTTCATCGTATTTTAAGCGTTATTCAATTATTAATGTCTGCTTTTTAGCTATTATTTTAAGTGGAATCATTATTTCTATTTTAGGCCGCTTTGCTCCTTGGCTTTTTGCAATATCGCTATTACCGTCTACTATTGCAGGAAGCTGCATTCGTCCTCCAGGAACATACCTTATGCTAGAGCAACAAAAGGAAGATACAGGTTCTGTGTCATCATTGATAAGCTCTTTCTCTACTATAATGGGTAGCGTAGGGATGATTATTGTTTCTTTTAATACTGGCAATCTTGTAGAAATGGTAGGTATAGTTAATATCATTTTTGGAATATTATGCGGTTTTTTATGGTTTGTTGCTAAAAAGGTTTTATTATGTGAAAAATAA
- a CDS encoding AAA family ATPase — protein sequence MLLFLSSSFFLHSDIYKRLGLIIRKAGSGKSTTLRRYTESLNRSTFKVCYFALSTLTVREFYQALAMILGETPAYKKVTLFSQIQRAITELYYGQKITPCIILDEMQLFSTDVLEDLRIIFVR from the coding sequence TTGCTCCTTTTTCTGTCCAGCTCATTTTTCCTGCATTCAGATATTTACAAGAGACTAGGACTTATCATTAGAAAGGCTGGTTCAGGCAAATCTACAACATTAAGAAGATATACTGAAAGCCTTAACCGTTCAACGTTTAAAGTATGCTACTTTGCTCTTTCTACACTAACTGTTAGAGAGTTCTATCAAGCATTAGCCATGATTTTAGGCGAAACACCCGCATACAAAAAAGTAACACTATTTAGTCAAATACAAAGGGCAATAACAGAACTTTACTATGGTCAGAAGATAACTCCTTGCATAATATTAGATGAGATGCAACTATTTTCTACTGATGTTCTTGAAGATTTAAGAATAATATTTGTAAGATGA
- a CDS encoding 4Fe-4S binding protein gives MKRRIMLMQVIRFFVQLFSLILFPISFAILFSQIKSLYLAFIGKESFNWNQNFILLIVTVIVTIFLGRLFCGWICAFGTVTEWINVLFRKFFKIKLEIPKKIDKVLKGLKYLVLLYLILYIWTFGYKQFADPWDAFDNLISLNFNISFYLASFVFLVLIILLSIFVSRPYCRYFCPLGAVFNIVSRLRLVFVKKKEKNCGQCRICEVSCPMGIETENVEKYKGECVSCLKCVEVCPRYNMQLNLGNQFVNQKYTRRLTVAGLFAVFAAFSALIFLPSVKKIDTAKYSVKPSMATEQASLPSPIEANSQNSATANTTESSKSTSKIYKDGTYTGEGFGYRPGLVVEVTIKNDKITKIEIVSNNETPRFAQLPFEIIPQEIIQNQSTNVDAVSGATKTSNGIIMAVEDALNKAKIENSQGTQD, from the coding sequence GTGAAAAGAAGAATTATGCTAATGCAGGTTATAAGGTTTTTTGTCCAGCTTTTTTCTTTAATACTTTTTCCCATATCTTTTGCTATATTATTTTCACAGATAAAAAGCTTGTATTTAGCTTTTATAGGAAAAGAAAGTTTCAACTGGAACCAAAATTTTATTCTTCTAATTGTAACAGTGATTGTGACAATTTTCTTAGGCAGACTTTTCTGTGGTTGGATATGTGCTTTTGGAACAGTTACTGAATGGATAAATGTTCTCTTTAGAAAGTTTTTTAAAATTAAACTTGAGATTCCAAAGAAGATTGACAAAGTTCTAAAAGGCTTAAAGTATCTTGTGCTTCTTTATTTGATTTTATACATCTGGACCTTTGGATACAAACAATTTGCAGATCCATGGGATGCATTTGACAATCTTATTTCTTTAAACTTTAATATTTCTTTTTATTTAGCAAGCTTTGTTTTCTTAGTATTGATAATTTTGCTTTCCATATTTGTTTCAAGACCATATTGCAGATACTTTTGTCCACTTGGCGCAGTTTTTAATATTGTATCAAGACTGAGATTAGTATTTGTCAAAAAGAAAGAGAAAAATTGTGGTCAGTGTAGAATATGTGAGGTATCTTGTCCAATGGGAATAGAAACTGAAAATGTAGAAAAGTACAAAGGTGAGTGTGTAAGCTGTTTAAAATGTGTTGAAGTTTGTCCCCGTTACAATATGCAGTTAAATCTGGGAAATCAGTTTGTCAACCAAAAATATACAAGGAGACTAACAGTTGCAGGGCTGTTTGCTGTATTTGCTGCATTTTCTGCTTTGATCTTTTTGCCAAGTGTAAAAAAGATTGATACAGCAAAGTATAGCGTAAAACCTTCTATGGCAACTGAGCAAGCTTCTTTACCAAGTCCAATTGAAGCTAACTCACAAAATTCCGCGACTGCCAATACTACAGAAAGTTCCAAAAGTACATCTAAAATATATAAAGATGGTACATATACAGGCGAAGGATTCGGCTACAGACCCGGTCTTGTTGTTGAGGTTACAATTAAAAACGATAAGATAACAAAAATTGAAATAGTTTCTAATAATGAAACACCAAGGTTTGCCCAGCTACCATTTGAAATTATTCCTCAGGAAATTATTCAAAATCAGTCTACAAATGTTGATGCAGTCTCTGGCGCAACAAAGACATCTAATGGAATAATCATGGCAGTTGAGGATGCTTTAAACAAGGCTAAGATTGAAAACTCACAAGGTACACAAGATTAA
- a CDS encoding DUF4405 domain-containing protein → MKKINYIKFILDLIMGIVFSMLFNKNVLGGLKFHEIAGLAVGFAVLIHIALNWKWVKNVTLSIFNKKIALKTRIGYILNILLLLDIAVIIISGIFISKVLFPGIMIQNNFFNQRTHIASAYLGLALIGIHLGLHWKWVMGMFGKVIKVNQTSKILQYIAKVVAVLVLAFGIYSMVSVNYFSKSVQIFGIASPGAFEHNGNGAADVQQSESNIGISKGIPQHSL, encoded by the coding sequence ATGAAAAAAATTAACTATATCAAGTTTATTTTAGATCTTATAATGGGAATTGTATTTTCAATGTTATTTAACAAAAATGTTCTTGGTGGATTGAAATTTCATGAAATTGCAGGTCTAGCTGTAGGTTTTGCCGTGTTGATACATATTGCTTTAAATTGGAAGTGGGTCAAAAATGTGACTTTATCGATTTTTAATAAAAAAATAGCCTTAAAAACTAGAATAGGATATATTCTTAATATACTGCTTTTATTGGATATTGCTGTCATAATTATAAGTGGAATTTTTATCTCAAAAGTTTTGTTCCCAGGGATTATGATACAGAATAATTTTTTTAATCAAAGAACTCATATTGCATCAGCTTACTTAGGTTTAGCTCTTATAGGGATTCATCTAGGATTGCACTGGAAATGGGTTATGGGTATGTTTGGAAAAGTTATTAAGGTAAATCAGACAAGTAAGATATTGCAATATATTGCTAAAGTGGTAGCAGTGTTAGTATTAGCCTTTGGAATATACAGCATGGTATCAGTTAATTACTTTTCAAAAAGTGTACAGATATTCGGAATAGCATCTCCAGGGGCTTTTGAGCATAATGGTAATGGAGCGGCAGATGTTCAACAAAGTGAAAGCAATATCGGTATTTCAAAAGGCATTCCCCAGCATTCTCTATAA
- a CDS encoding response regulator transcription factor, whose product MSNLIYVVDDDKNISELISMYIKKEGYSVKIFDNAEGVLAYFNREKPDMLIIDIMLPGIDGYELCKKIRMTSDVPIIIISAKGDDIDKIVGFEIGADDYISKPFSPRELIARIKSIFKRTNAPQNTNKIKIKDILIVIDERRILHKGKEIEFTSKEFDLILYLSKNANKAYTREQLLKEVWKCNLDIKTRAVDDMIKRIRKKLQNCECEFDITTIWGYGYKVES is encoded by the coding sequence ATGTCAAATCTTATATATGTTGTTGATGACGATAAAAATATTAGTGAATTGATAAGTATGTATATTAAAAAAGAAGGGTACAGCGTAAAAATATTTGATAATGCTGAAGGTGTTCTTGCCTATTTTAATAGAGAGAAACCTGATATGTTAATCATAGACATAATGTTACCTGGAATAGATGGTTATGAGCTTTGTAAAAAAATAAGAATGACAAGCGATGTACCGATAATAATCATTTCAGCAAAAGGAGATGATATAGACAAAATAGTGGGTTTCGAGATTGGAGCAGATGATTATATTTCAAAACCATTTTCACCCAGAGAACTTATAGCGAGAATAAAATCTATTTTTAAAAGAACAAATGCACCTCAAAACACTAACAAAATAAAGATTAAGGATATATTAATAGTAATTGATGAGAGAAGAATACTGCATAAAGGGAAAGAAATAGAATTTACATCAAAAGAATTTGATCTTATATTGTATCTTTCAAAAAATGCAAATAAAGCATATACACGAGAACAACTTCTAAAAGAAGTATGGAAATGCAATTTAGATATAAAAACTAGAGCAGTAGATGATATGATAAAACGAATAAGAAAAAAATTGCAAAACTGCGAATGTGAGTTTGACATTACTACAATATGGGGTTATGGATACAAAGTCGAATCATAA
- a CDS encoding S1C family serine protease: protein MDIENEQTKKLNENDMENLNENTDGVFTENFTNNDLNKIREVPMTNDYQDKNDGEKAKNDLENSKKSLGKMVKRFRRRMLVSFVTVALIAALIGGGIVAGIMEYTNLGQKTQVINRYLPLSSNNSNANLITNIAKIVSPSVVGIDTSATYSNGFRSAFVSEGSGSGIIIDSQGYIVTNYHVIEGASTITVSLSDGRKFSAQLIGKDSKTDLAVLKINATNLTAAKLGDSSKLEVGDLAVAIGNPLGESFAGTVTSGIISGLNRNLQSDYGAVNLIQTDAAINPGNSGGPLVNSNGEVIGITSVKLTSTDDNSTQGSFGMYQSQSTPVEGMGFAIPINEAKPIIDELIKHGYVERPMMGVSVQEVTQQDAAQYNIPVGLYIAQVQQGSGADEAGLQAGDVITAVDGTKVQTFDALQSIISKHKVGDTITVAFWRNGKTLSTKVKLMSSSNAQ, encoded by the coding sequence ATGGATATTGAAAATGAGCAAACAAAAAAATTAAATGAGAATGACATGGAAAATTTAAACGAAAATACAGATGGTGTTTTTACAGAAAACTTTACAAATAATGATTTAAATAAAATACGCGAAGTTCCTATGACAAATGATTACCAGGACAAAAATGATGGAGAAAAGGCAAAAAATGATTTGGAAAATAGCAAAAAAAGCCTAGGTAAGATGGTTAAAAGATTTAGAAGAAGAATGCTTGTTTCATTTGTGACAGTCGCACTTATTGCAGCACTTATTGGTGGTGGAATTGTTGCAGGAATTATGGAATACACTAATCTGGGTCAAAAAACACAAGTTATAAACAGATATTTGCCACTATCGTCTAATAATAGTAATGCTAACTTGATTACAAATATAGCTAAGATTGTAAGTCCTTCTGTTGTTGGAATTGATACTAGTGCAACATACTCTAATGGCTTTAGAAGTGCTTTTGTGTCTGAAGGAAGTGGTTCAGGTATTATAATTGATTCACAGGGTTATATAGTTACAAATTATCATGTTATCGAAGGCGCTTCTACTATAACGGTTAGCTTATCTGATGGCAGAAAATTTTCTGCGCAATTAATAGGTAAAGACTCAAAAACCGATTTGGCAGTATTAAAGATTAATGCTACAAATTTGACTGCTGCTAAATTAGGTGATTCATCAAAACTTGAGGTAGGAGACCTGGCTGTTGCTATTGGAAATCCTCTCGGTGAAAGTTTTGCAGGAACAGTAACATCAGGTATAATAAGTGGTCTTAACAGAAATCTTCAAAGCGATTATGGAGCAGTTAACCTCATTCAGACAGATGCAGCTATAAATCCTGGCAACAGCGGTGGACCTCTTGTAAACAGCAATGGTGAAGTAATAGGCATAACAAGTGTAAAGCTAACATCTACAGATGATAATAGTACACAAGGCTCATTTGGCATGTATCAAAGTCAAAGTACACCTGTTGAAGGAATGGGATTTGCGATTCCGATAAATGAAGCAAAACCTATAATAGACGAGCTTATAAAACACGGATATGTAGAAAGACCAATGATGGGTGTAAGCGTACAGGAAGTAACCCAACAAGATGCAGCACAGTACAATATACCAGTTGGACTTTATATAGCACAAGTACAGCAAGGAAGTGGTGCTGATGAAGCTGGACTTCAAGCAGGAGATGTAATAACAGCAGTAGATGGCACAAAAGTACAGACTTTTGATGCACTGCAAAGCATAATATCTAAGCATAAAGTTGGTGATACGATTACTGTTGCATTCTGGAGAAATGGTAAGACACTTAGTACAAAAGTAAAACTTATGAGCAGTTCAAATGCACAATAA